The DNA segment tatatactttaaaatggttagtCTTACATGAATTTCAcctgtttaaaaaatgttttggtaTCATCTCAGAATATAGTATTGTAATTCTGAAGTTAGTGCCTAAAAAAAATCACCCAAGTTAATAACAGCTCTTAAACCTTCAATGTTAAAAGCATGTACTTTCTAAAAAAGTGGGACAACAGAATTTGAATATTACCAAAATCAGTTAATCCTCTTAATATTGTTTCCCTTTCCAAAATGGAATCTAAATTGCATTTCCTTAGTATTACATTgagcaaaatgttaaaattttcaaaactttcaaattttttttttttgttgtctggcttgtgagattttagttccctgaccagggttagaacccaggccctcaagcagtgaaaacccagaatcctaaccactggaccaccagcaaatcCCCATGCTCAAACGTGGGgatttaaattttgtattacGTTTGGAAAACTAGTTGGCTCTTACTTTAGAGAAAAGATTTTCCCTGTTTAGTTGTCATGTGGGTCTTGACAATAAACTAATAGTGCAATTCTGTCCTTCATTATATATGGGTTTTGCTTTTGTCTCAAACTAGTTTGTAAGGAATTTCTGCCTGCATTTCATAGCTGGAAAATCTAAAGCTATCTGTTTCTCCCAGGGAGATTTCCCCACAGTAGCATTCTTTGGACTTCTCTACCTTGAGTTATATTCCTCAGAGATCCACCTTGAGCTGAAACTACATTTTGATGACTCAAATCACGGATgagtaaaattcttaaaaattttaactgagtttatagaatttaaagaacaTCACATGATAGTCAGAAATGGTTTGTTTGCTAATGAATTATAAACTACCAGTTTGTATGTCTGAGTGGCAACTGTTTAAGAATTCATTTAACAGGAATAATGTATTCTATAGTGTTCTTAAGTATTATAGTTTGTaatcaataatataaaatttcaaaacatttaattCCTATAGCAAAACAAGTTCTTGCTAGTACATTGTACTTTGCTGGTTACATAGTACAATCTGATTCACCAGAATCGCTCGACTTTCCATATTTAATtacatatactgctgctgctgctgctaagttgcttcagtcgtgtccgactctgtgcgaccccatagacagcagcccaccaggctcccccgtccctgggattctccaggcaagaacactggagtgggttgccatttccttctccagtgcatgaaagtgaaaagtgaaagtgaagtcgctcagttgtgtccaactcctagcgaccccatggactgcggctcaccaggctcctctgtccatgggattttcgaggcaagagtattggagtgggttgcaaaaaCTCAAATGTAATAGAAAAATTCAATCACAGAGATAGCTTTTAAACACTTAAAACTTTCTGAAATAACACTTTATTCTAACTCACATACAAGGACATTTTGGTATGCTATTTACACAGTtttcgtgaaagtgaagttgctcagtcgtgtctgactctttgtgaccccatggactgtagcctacaatgctcctctgtccatgggattttccgggcaagagtacgggagtggggtgccattgccttctccaggggatcttccccacccagggattgaaactgggtctcccgcattgtaggcagacgctttactgtctcaGCTAGTTTTCTTAGTGTTTcctaactttgggcttcccaggtggcaatgaaggagatgcagatttgatccctgggccaggaagataccctggaaaggaaatggcagtccaatccagtatttgtgcctggaaaattccatggacagaggagcctggtggggtacagtccatgggggtcagagtgggacacgacagtGACAGCACAACTTTGGACAAACTGTGTGAACGTAGCCGTGTACTAGAGATCTGACCAGAGTATATGGCACTTCAAAATAATACTCTATATTCTAATATTCTGAAATGCCTGTGTGATCATTGTCTAGTCAGCAAACACCAAATTTGAAGAGTCAGGATGTGGATGTTTAACAAGTATGTAGAATTTTTGTGACCAGAGTTCAATATAGCTAGCTGTAGTGTTATTAATAATACAGGACTTGTATGTTTTTCTCATGGGCACGAGGAAGTCATATTACACTTTGtttctcagctttttgttttctcagctTACTGTCAAAGTGTCAATAGGTATGAAACGAAATCAAAACcagattttaaatggaaaaaaaaattgcaaaagaatcagattcTGGCTTCAATATATTTTGTATCTGTAAACTGatgttaaaatgcttttaaaatgctatttaggAAGGCACAATTTGGTAGCTTCAATTTTTCATTTATAGCTTTTAGATCCCAAAAAACTGCCACCTTTTTTTTGCTTCAAGTACTTTTAAGCACTTCAAAGTTCAATCTGAAGTGCAGGTATAACCctctcattttcaaaattactAAGAGTAAACAATACACTGGATAGTGAgcagaatatgaaaataaatgcaggCTACTTCATCAAAAGAGAAAAGTTCTTACCAGGCTTAGAGATTAAAGAAGATGGAACAAAGGGCTTCATGACTGGAAAATCAGAGCTCTGGTTGAAGTGAGCTCTAGCTATCTAAGCTAGAAGttaaatgcagaaatacaagATGACATTATGGTTATCCTGAACATGAGGCTGCAGCTAAAGCATTACAAATAAAGTATGGTGATAACTGAGTTAGAAAACCTTGGTCACTAATCAGCTAGACCTAATCAGTAAAACTATAATTTGTAATTTTCAAGAATTtggcttcatatttttaaaaaattttacagtgTATAAATTACATATACAATGTTTTCCTATAACTCAAGCTATAATATAATGTTCAAGTCTATAAGTTTATTCCAGAGATGCTCAGAAACCCCATTACTACTCTCCCTTTCTCCTATTTAGAAAAACCaacaatttcaaaaatacttGCAGCACAGAAATACTCCGTGGTTCATCCACTATTTCAAGCCCGTATCAGTAGGCAGTCTTTCAAAAGTAATGCATTGTGCTATTCTCCTAATACCTAATACTACAGGGTCAAATACCCTGTTGATTTATGAACATTTTCCATGGGCAAGAGTGTTACAGACAATAGGATCAAGTTGACAATGTTACTGTTCACTTTGAATACTAAATTGTGCTTGCATCCTTAAAGTTAAGATGAGCTGCAGTAAGGATGGGACCATAAATATGTCCATTTATGCCATACACTAAAAATTAAATCCTAAAAATAAGACGGTGAAAATACCTTATgttaattgaaaattaaaagatgaaaaccaATAGGAATTGGTAATGGTGTACTTTTTTGTTAAAGCTCTGAAGTTGTATGAAATTGCCATCCACACTGAGGTAGAGACAGGCCCTAATGTTATTCCTTCCTTGTGTTAGAACTTAAGTCCTCTCACTTCCAACTTGTATGTGCTCTCCCCCTAATTACATATACATCATTTAATTTGAAGTGTGTTATGATAGAAAAATTACAAgatcattcaggttttttttttctttacaaaattcttaattagcaaaaaaaaaaagtacttataaAATGTACACAGTGTTCTTCCTGCCagtcataaatatttttgtttttcctccaagTATAGAAAAAAAGGGTAGAGAAACTGTATTATGCAAACATTATGACAGTCATGTAATGAAGACACTAGAGCATAACTAACAGATAAGAATATTTTACCTTAGTGTCTAATTATCCTCTTTGAAAGTTATACATAAACTCTGATTCATATTAAATCTCCTACTAAAGCAGATTTAAATTCTATTAGACACAAATCTACTTCCATTTTAAATCACATACAAGTGCTATGTGGTCAGAGGGATGGGAAACACTAGGTAAGGCTTGGTGGGTGGTAACTTCTTCATGACTAGGTAATGGAATCACTTGTTCAACCTCTAAAGCATGTAAGTCAATGAAAATATAATCCAGACATCCATGAAAGCCACCAACGTAATTTGTGTAAGCAGGTTCACCACAAGCACTTTTCAGTTTGAAGAAATGGCTAAGAGACATGTTGCATCGTTCCTCTTCCCCATTGGAGGTCCAGTCTTCATGATCCTCAGCAATGCTGCCATTGATGACAAAGTGATACATTCCTGTGGATGGGGTACTATTAAAGTCCCCACAAAATATAACTGGTATGCCGGGATACAGATCACAAGAGACATGTCTAATGTGAGCCAAGGCTACTGCCATTTGAATGAGACGAATGTACCCACCTAGGAATATAAAAAACATTAATGTTaacctgccttaaaaaaaaattaaaaacccacAAATTATAGTATCTGGGTAGCATTCAGgatatttatttgtatgtgtggGGAGGAACTGGAGGAAGGTggttaaacataaaatttcaagTTTCAAGATTAATGATATTGGGTAATTAATACACAACATGATGGCTATAGTTAATAGCGCTgtatctgggtgaactccaggagttgatgatggacagggaggcctggtgtgctgcaattcatggggtcgcaaagagtcggacaggactgagcgactgagttgaactgaactgaagggagtaAATCCcagaagttctcatcacaaggaaaaaaaaattttgggggTGTTTATATGAAATTATGGATGttaacttattgtgataatcacttTGCAATATACATAAGTCATTATGCCATATACCTTAAATTGTACAGCACTGTGTTATAAACTATATTttgacaaaacaaagaaaaaatgtatttgtgtaaAACAGCTTTTACCAACTTTAAGTTACCATGTTTAAGCCACTTGTGAAAATCAACAAAACCTACCTTTGGGGTGCCAGTAGAGATGGGTATTAGCAACACATATCTTTTTAGAAGAGTCCTTTGTAGACTGAAGAACAGAAACCTAAGATAAACAGAAAATGCTGACTTCAGTTTCTATTTCccgttctgaaaaaaaaatttttttaaatctaagacTATATGATGAACTGACATTTTATTCCAAAACCTTCCCTGCTGATGAAGTATGATAGAAATTATGCaacttaacttttaaattttggagTATACATGAATGGGATTCagcataatattttaataacaacCTAACATATAGAGGAAGATGAATACAGTTCAGATGGTAACACTAAGGTTGGAGATGGTGTTTTTAAGTGGTAAGTATAGGCATAGGAGTCAGGCAGAAGTAGCTTTGAATACCCACTGTACCATTTATAGCAGTGTGACCTGGAAAGtgacatttctttttcctaaCCCAGCTTCATCATGAGTGAAAAAGAAGCAATATCATCCActtcaaagagaaaatttaattgTGTGAATTAAATGAGCTTACTCAGAGGTGCAtgatacacagtaggtgctcaaaaaaaatggaagctaatttttttaatatgaacaaAATCAGTTACCTAAAAAATGGACAGAGTTTTAGAGTAACATCTATAAAACGGGAACTGCAGGATTACTATGAGCCAAAATTAAAAGctaatatttatggagcacaAAGATGCTGGAGGCTTAAATTTGAAGTTCTTCAAAATGTGTCACCAGTGTTTggtaagtaataataaaatattaactactAAATTTTCTTATTTAGCTAAACACACGAAATCGTAAGCACGTCTTTTTTCAAGGTAACCTGAAGCGTGCAGGGCGCATTTCAGGTACTCAGTATTtgctcagtgaatgaatgaaggctaAATGACGTGCTTAAGATTCAAGAGCAAACACTTTTCAGTAGAGTCTGGTCTTCATCTTTACTATaagcacccccacccctggcaccCCTTCCAGAACGAGTATGTACAGAGACTGGCGAAGTCACTTTACCTGAACGACAGAAGACCTCTGGAGCACCCTTTCTTGCGCTGATGGATACAAAGCTAGTTTCTCCAGCAGTTCTTTGTGAAGTGGGTCGGACTGCAGGGCTTCATGGAAAGCAATGTCATGCTGGCTTAGGAGGCTGAACTTGGACTTTCGGTAGAAAGTGGCCAGGCCTTCATGCTGCTTGATTCGAAACACGCCCTCCAGCCCAAAGGCCTCGAGGGCCGGCATCAAGCTGTCTGTAAACACGCAGCGGTCAACTTCCTGCAAACAGATGAGGTCGGCGTTGTAGCCCGTGAGCTCCTTTTGGATAAGGTTCTGGCGGTAGTCGAGTTCCAGAGCGTAAGGGGCACAGTATGGGTACAGGACCGTCCGCGAGAACTCAGTCTGGGCGTATGTGTCAGCCAGAATGTTGTAGGAGACTGTGCGGATGAGAGCGTCATCCGTCACCTTCTTTGTGTACAGATGCCGGTGGTCAAAGGTGCAGGTGCCGGGCCCAGCCTCCACTGGACACACACTTTCCAACTCCCGGCTTGGCCCGAAGCGCTGCCCATTGCCCGGAGTGCAATGTAGCTTGAGCCGTAGCCCGATGTCGGCATTAGACGGGGTGTAGACGCGCTCGTCTACACCCGTCTCGGTCCAACCAGGAGAGGGCGAAGAGGGAGACGATGACGAGGGGCCTCCGCCCTGTGGCTCCGCCGCTCTGGGTTTGGTTTCCTTGTACCAGCGAAAGAGGGAGCCGGTGGGATCCCCAAATTCGACGCCGAGCTTGGGGCATACCGGGAAGCCGGCCATGATGTAGCGCGGCAACTGTAGCTCGGTGAAGGCGGGTGGGTTACGCTCCACCTTGTACTTGACATCACCAATCTGCAGCACCGCACCGTCCTGCCAGGCATCCACATTGAGCACGTCTTCAGCTACTGCCTCCTCTCGGTAGTACAGCTTCACCACGGGCTCACAGGCTGCAGCCGGCTCAGGCTCAGGCCCAGCACAAGCCACGCCACTGCCTGCGTTTGGCCGGTTCTTCCTGCTTTTCTTGGCGGCAGCGACTTTAGCGTGGCCTTTAAGGGCATTGGTAGCGATCCGGCTGAGAGCCCGACCCAGCGGCTCGCTCTGGTCGCGCTGCATGTTCTTGTGGCTGCCGTCGGCCAGGGCAAATGAAAGGCTTAGCTTAGGCTCGGAAGGCACACAGCGCACTACAGCGCGCTCCATCGCGCCCACCGAGGTCTCAGACGCCGCCTCGGTCCGACTACGCCGCTCCACCGCCGTGCGGACCCCACGAAGCGCGGCGCGGACGCCTGGGAGCCTCCACATGAACTTGGTGGCCCAGTAGCTGTCAAGACCTGGGGCTGACCTGGGGCTGAGCAACCGCCAAGTGTCAAGTAGAGACAGAGACACCGCAGCCGCCGGTTCCGGGATCCATTCAGTCCCTCAACTTCCGGCCGGCGAAGAGAAAGTGCACTGAGCTACCGCCACGCACTTTCGCCAGGCAGCTCACCTACTCCTTTTCTCCATAGCCACGCTTTTTTCGAATCCATCTggcttaattttatctttaacaaGAGTCATAAGgctggaaaaagagaagaaaatatagaggTTCCAGGAGGAAATATTAGACTCCACGATTTTAACGAAAGTGCAGTTAGCGGGCAGAAGAGAAGGCGAGCTCAAACCGGAAGTGATGGGGGTGATGTCACGGGTTTCGCTTCTTCGAAGGAGATAGACGTGGTGCCTGGGTTTTAAGCGCTTGCCTTCTGTTGCTGCCTTGTGCTAGGGCGTAGGGAACTCTACCCAGATTGCCAGCCTTTGTGCAGGTGTGGAAAGTGTTTCTTAGTTGTCAGCAGCATTCCCAACGTTGCTCACCTTCCTCTGAGGTGTGGGTTCACCTCTGGCCGAGCCAGCGCCGACGCGCGAAGCAGAGCTTTTGTGGTAGTAACTACGAACGATAtatcgtgaagtcgctcagtcgtgtccgagctctttgtgaccccatggactgtagcccaccaggctcctccatccatggaattttctaggcaagagtactggagtgggttgccatttccttataatAGCTCCCAATTAGGGAGCAGTGACTGTGCTGAAAACATACAAATATGAGGTCCAAAGAGATTAAGTTACGTGCTCGAGGCCAAACAGACGTGGCTGAATGAATGACAGAAGACAGAATAGTCAATGagtaaaaggaaatgagaaatgcAGTTTCTTTGAAAAccacatgaaaaatatttcaagggacaaattttgtgttaaatataattaagtgattaactgaagaaaaaaaaacaacaactcttgAAGTTTCAAAGAAGAAATTGAGAATTCTCTCGTCACGGCAAAGGATTTGTTTGCATCTACTTTCCCGTCTCCTACAACTAGAATGTTTACTGAGTGTCTAATAATAAGCCATACTGTTTTCCCCTGGCTGACagtgaggaaaaaacaaaacattttttctaaaaGAAGGATGAATTTTGCAGTCGTTTGAAATTTATATTCTTGTCCTCCCCTTTCCCAAGGCAGCAAGCATTTGCCGAGGTGACTGGATACCTGATGGTATGTAATGTGGGGCTACACTGAAGGGATAAAAGTCATTACATTATATCAGCTGACTGCCTGAAGAAAGTCTCAGTACTCCAGTTCATAGCACCCACATTAGCAAATATAAACTTTGAACTGGCATTTTTGTTCATACAACTTTGCAGAactcagtcaatcttaaagaaagatGTTTAAAGAATGTCAAGTCTATTTAAAGAAAGCTAAGAGCCCTGTTAGAAAAtatggggattccctggcagtccagtggttaggagtccacACTCCAACtgttggaagtgaaagtgaagtcgctcagtcgtgtccgactttttgcgaccccatggactgtagcctaccaggctcctccgtcaatgggattttccaggcaagaatactggagtgggttgccatttccttctccaggagatcttcccgacccagggattgaacccgcctcatagacagacgctttaccgtctgaaccaccagggaagtccttaactgCTGAGGGTCtgaattcagtccctggtgggggaactaaggtcTTGCAAGCTGGGAGGTGcgcaaaaaacaacaacaaaaataaccctGAAACAAAAACCCTATTAGAAAATGGGACTTTCTTTAGAGTAATCTGATCTACTTTAACTCTGTAGCAGAGTCTTAATCCCAGTTTGAGACAGATACTTTGAACTGTCATACTTTCAGGGGTTTTTTTGgcttttgagttaaaaaaaatttttttttcatagagtcAAAACATATCCGCAGTGAAAAATGGTAATATTCCCACTCTGGCTCCTATACATATGCAAACATTTATGGATTTATAccctttcccccactttttttaCACAAAAGTAGTATACCCATCGTTCtgtatctttgcttttcattatCTGCTGTTATTTCTTTCAAGAGAAAGTTTCTGCAAGTTTCCTGTGTCTCAAATTCACATAGAAAGTTTAATTTGAACTCAAAAGACTTGAAAACAATAAGTGGTGTGTTTGAAGCTAAATTTTTATGAGGCTAAATGGTAGCACAGTTATAATTACATAATTGAAATTTGAGATTGGAAGACTGAACCAATACTTTGTTTTCCCTGATaccaaaagaaatgtaaaaaataacattttattcatgCATTCTCAATTCATACCAAGAAACACAAGCTAACTTTTACTAATCAAAAGCTATGGTTGATGGAATTATTTTTGTTACTTATAAATATATCTGCAGAGATTAGCATGTGAAGACAGTTTCTGGTAATTACCTTCAGTTAATAAATTGGCATAGATCATTAATATActtctattttttataaatttgagGTCAACATGAAACTGTAGTTTTGAGTGATAGCACTCAGAAATTTTGAGTGGTACTTGGTGATAATCACTACAgggtaatttattttcttatatattcaaattttaataatttctgtttgCTTTCTAACAGATCAGtttctatttgtttaaaatttttttgagttttattgagatataattgatgtataaGATG comes from the Bos mutus isolate GX-2022 chromosome 22, NWIPB_WYAK_1.1, whole genome shotgun sequence genome and includes:
- the PDE12 gene encoding 2',5'-phosphodiesterase 12 — its product is MWRLPGVRAALRGVRTAVERRSRTEAASETSVGAMERAVVRCVPSEPKLSLSFALADGSHKNMQRDQSEPLGRALSRIATNALKGHAKVAAAKKSRKNRPNAGSGVACAGPEPEPAAACEPVVKLYYREEAVAEDVLNVDAWQDGAVLQIGDVKYKVERNPPAFTELQLPRYIMAGFPVCPKLGVEFGDPTGSLFRWYKETKPRAAEPQGGGPSSSSPSSPSPGWTETGVDERVYTPSNADIGLRLKLHCTPGNGQRFGPSRELESVCPVEAGPGTCTFDHRHLYTKKVTDDALIRTVSYNILADTYAQTEFSRTVLYPYCAPYALELDYRQNLIQKELTGYNADLICLQEVDRCVFTDSLMPALEAFGLEGVFRIKQHEGLATFYRKSKFSLLSQHDIAFHEALQSDPLHKELLEKLALYPSAQERVLQRSSVVQVSVLQSTKDSSKKICVANTHLYWHPKGGYIRLIQMAVALAHIRHVSCDLYPGIPVIFCGDFNSTPSTGMYHFVINGSIAEDHEDWTSNGEEERCNMSLSHFFKLKSACGEPAYTNYVGGFHGCLDYIFIDLHALEVEQVIPLPSHEEVTTHQALPSVSHPSDHIALVCDLKWK